AAGTCCACACTCAGTAAAGCAGGTCACTGTTCAGCACCTCAACCTGACAGGAGCagctcaagtgtgtgtgtgtgtgtgtgtaaagctgttcaggtggtgtgtgtgtgtgtgtgtgtgtgtgtgtgtgtgttcagtttatttgtataatgcttttaacaataaacattgtcgcaaagcagctttacagaatttgaacaacttaaaatatgagctcattttatccctaatctatccccaatatgtgtgagtgagtgagtgagagagtgtgtgtgtgtgtgtgtgtgtaagtaaatctgttcaggtggagtgtgtgtgtacactcaccCCATTGTCGTGGATCCACGTCAGAAAAGTGAGCGGTGTGTGCGAGTGCAGTTCCGCTCGGACACTGAAACCCGGTggcggtgtgagtgtgtgtgagtgcgcagtCGGACACTGAAACCCGGTggcggtgtgagtgtgtgtgagtgtgtgtgcagtCGGACACTGAAACCCGGTggcggtgtgagtgtgtgtgagtgtgtgtgcagtCGGACACTGAAACCCGGTggcggtgtgagtgtgtgtgtgtgtgtgagtgagtgtgtgtgcagtCGGACACTGAAACCCggtggcggtgtgtgtgtgagtgagtgtgtgtgtgtgcagtcggACACTGAAACCCGGTGGCGGTGAAACTGAAGCGTCTTCTGATCCGCACACTGAGCGAGTGCGCGCGCACGGATCAAACTCcaggtgcgtgcgcgcgcgctcgctcatccccacacacacacacacacacacacacacactctacagcacggactgtgtgtgtgtgtgtaagagagagagagagagagagagagagagtgtgatatAATCCAGATTGTATAAAACAGTAAAACTGGACTGAGATCCGGTTTAAATGTAAACTGACCAAAACAGCGCGCGCAAAGAAATAAAGTGCGAGTGTGAGCGCGCGCCCGGTCTGCAATGAGCAGCAGCGACATggaacggacacacacacacacacactcactctcacacacacacactcacctgctccaacacacacacacacacacactctctcctgctccaacacacacacactctctcacacacacacacacacacacactctctctctcctgctccaacacacactctctcctgctccaacacacacacactctctcacacacacacacacacacacactctctctctcctgctccaacacacactctctcctgctccaacacacatacactctctctcacacacactcacctgcTCCGTTTGGACACAGACCTCCCGGTTCTCaaaccgtgagagagagagagagagagagagagagagagagagagagagaccggttCTCAGaccctgtgagtgagtgttggagAGTGacagagtgtgttggagtgtgtgtgagagagtgtgttggagtgtgtgtgagagagtgtgtgtgtgttggagagtgagagagtgtgttggagggtgtgagagagagtgtgtgtgtgttggagagtgagagagtgtgttggagtgtgtgtgagagagtgtgtgtgtgttggagagtgagagagtgtgtgtgtgttggagagtgagagagtgtgttggagggtgtgagagagagtgtgtgtgtgttggagagtgagagagtgtgttggagggtgtgagagagagtgtgtgtgtgttggagagtgagagagtgtgttggagggtgtgagagagagtgtgtgtgtgttggagagtgagagagtgtgttggagggtgtgagagagagtgtgtgtgtgttggagagtgagagagtgtgttggagggtgtgtgagagagagtgtgtgtgtgttgctctctGGAGTTTTCCTTCAAACACACACTAAGAATGCACCCCTGCGCGCGCGCGTATAAAAATAAATCACATGGAGTAAAAATACCCGGGTCCGAACCCACGCGCGCGCCTTTAACCCGCACATTAACCTCCCGCTGGTGTACAGTACTCACATCAGTCCCGCAGGTCCGCGCCTCCTCTCCGCGCCTCAATAACCAAGCAAACCCCgctgctcctctctctcctctctctcctccgcgCAGCCCCGGGCTCCAGcaatattaattattattaataaccaAAACAAACCCCGGAGCCGCGCGCACTGAAACCAGCCGGGAATTAACTGAAACTGAGCTGAATTAGTTTGTGCAACCGGTTGGTTTATCGGTCAGACCGGAAGCTCACAGTGTCCTCGCGCTCGCCGCCATGGCCCGGGTGCCGGTCCGGTACTGCGTGCGGGCTGAAGCGGGTCTGGGTTTTTATCCGAGAGGAAACCTGAGAGGGGCGGAACACAACTCAGGGCGGAACCTTTGCAGTGGCCGAGAGGGGGAGCGGAATAAAGGCTGCACACGCGGCGCTGTAGTGTCCGGGCGGAAACCTGCGCGAGCGCATTCTGCTGATTGTTTATTTCTGCTTCAGTAAAACATATAAAAAGTAATAAAGAAGATTAATTTCCTTTCTTTATAAAGTAAAAGTTTTTTTGTTCCAGGTGAGTgttttatttatctttatggTTTCATTTCAGAGAAGTTTTCGTTGTGGCTAAACGAGTTAGCATTAGCTgtgtttactactactactactaataataataataagcccgTGGTGATTGGCTTTAGTTGTGTTTAATGTTTTTGAGTGTTGATGGGGTTGAATTGTATGCAAGACTTGTTGAAGGTGTTTGATGTCATGCAGTGGCGTTTGGTGTTTGTTTTTGTGGGCTGGTGTTCAGGGTGTTTGGCACTATGGAATGGTGTTCATTGGTGTTTTCATGGTATCTGGCTGTATGTAATGGAATTTAATGGAAGTGAATGGAGTTTGATGGTTTTAATTAGTATGGAATATAATTTTATGGAGTTTGGTGCTTTGATGGCTTTTCACTGTGTTATTggtgtttgtatgtatgtatgtatgtaatgctcggcggcacggtggtgtagtggttagccatccattagcgctgtcacctcacagcaagaaggtccgggttcgagccccgtggccggcgagggcctttctgtgtggagtctgcatgttctccctgtgtccgcgtgggtttcctccgggtgctccggtttcccccacagtccaaagacatgcaggttaggttaactggtgactctaaattgagcgtaggtgtgaatgtgagtgtgaatggttgtctgtgtctatgtgtcagccctgtgatgacctggcgacttgtccagggtgaaccccgcctttcgcccgtagtcagctgggataggctccagctcgcctgcgaccctgtagaacaggataaagcggctacagataatgagtttGTGCTTTTAACATTTTAATGGTATTTATTGGTGCTGAAATGATGCTTGGTTGTGTTTgactgttaatggtgtttgatacttctgaggttttttttttttgttgttgttgttgttgttatttaacacttcatggtgtttttttttttttttttttccagcagcaTGACTGAAGCTCAGCAGTATGAGGAACAGTTTGCACACCGTTTCTCTGCCCAGGATGAAGAGTTTCAGCGGTATTTACAGCAGCCTGAGGTGCAGCCACCTGTAGTGGAGGGGTGGAGGAGCAGAGATGCCCGGTATGAACTTTATAACACTGAGAAactaatcgtgtgtgtgtgtgtgtgtgtgtaggaggaaCTCAGGTTCTCATGAGCTCTGTGGTGTTCTTTAGGTTCCAGGAAAGCAGACATCACCGAGGGGGTGGAGGCTGGGGTCAGAGGTCATGGGATCGGCGATCTGCAGATCACCAGAACTCCTATAATCAGAGACGACGTTATGATCGCTACTGAGTGTGTTTGTTTCTGTATGTGATTATTACATTTGGAAATCATTAGGTTATTCAGGATCAAACCTCATTTTAAATCTGCTTTAATAAGGAGTAAAATCCTGTTTGTTTCTCACTTTAATGGAGTTAATCTTTTTGATGTAAACAAAATTGCACACAATGTACATTTCCTTGAGTGTTTTAAATAAAGTGcagtttgatgatgatgatgatgatgatgatttgatgcAATGGAGGATAAAATAaagatgggggggaaaaaagccaCAATTTGAAAGAAGAAAGAATGAAGCACAAGGAGAGTggaggggttttgtttttgttttaaaaagGGGGTTGTGTAATTATAATGGGTGTGTTTGTGGTTTAAAGCCTGACTGGTCAGCTGCTGTAACCATCATAATATCATCAGCTGGAATCTTCaggggaaagtttttttttttttttgatactgtGACACTTGATGAGGTTTAATTATTTaaatgaagagtgtgtgtgtttctccttCATACTGATCAGTTCAGTCCCCTCCATCAGGAAGTTTTTTTATTTCTTGTGCCTCATTTGCACAGATCCGTGTTGTAGTTATTTTATGTAAATCACATGGAGATTTAATCAGAAGTGAGAAGTAACACCGTGATGGTTTCCCTCCTGATGTAGGTCCTGGACACGCCCCTGTGAGCTGTTTctatagaaaccataatgaattagagtgagagcattaatataaacctgtagtccagtcagagctgctgttagagagaattaatcaacactttctgaccaatcaaagtCCAGAACTCAGTAACGAACAAACACACACTGAGATGTTCTGTACTGTTAGATTATTACAGAGAAGCTGCACTGATTTctgactgtgtgagagagagagagagcttgaagAGAAGTGTTATGTAATTTCACTGTAGACACAAAGAGAACATGACTGAAGGAGGGATGAGTACAAATGCAGAGAAATTATTTAGCTTCAGTGGGTACATTCATCTGCCATAGTGTGTGTGTTTCAACATTATTTTAAATCTACAGACAGTAAAGAGGCTTTATTATtatagcggcagctacaattatcaacacgaaCGATCTTTCGGCTATTGCAAAAgtacaatatgtaaattgtgcctcaataattactcaaacttcagaTCAACAtaagttgattcccaattactttgtgtatcagatcacgtgacaccgtttcacaattatcaacagtcttctacaattatcaacatccaggtgattatttataaaaaataatctGTATGTGGTTTTAAGTTAACAAAATAGATTTATATTTAATGCAAAATATCTTTTATGTAAATatctggatgtcggtgtttacataaatgaggaagtgattctaatgtttgtagacaaatgaactgatgtttaacctgcgtcagaaaatctttttgttccactttctaaggatattcatagatcacattttgttaatcattgttTATTAATTTTTAGTTTTGTAGTTtaacaataaatgtcaacagggaatcgaccctgtaaccacatgaacatccaggtcaaaggtcgcatgtcattcctcaaaccaaaataaaaaCTGTCTACTGATATtacaatatgtggtagatatttacaacaaactgatatatatatatatatatatatatatatatatatatatacacgtataTTCTGAATGGaattgaaaaatctgaatatttcaagcatgtatttttttatatgttaggaatttaattctgctctaattctatttattgcaattggattccaaatactgtattagcattccattctgttatgaatcagaaataaattattataaccccttcggacataatgtgacatgaagttccatag
The genomic region above belongs to Neoarius graeffei isolate fNeoGra1 chromosome 6, fNeoGra1.pri, whole genome shotgun sequence and contains:
- the LOC132888222 gene encoding RNA guanine-N7 methyltransferase activating subunit-like; its protein translation is MTEAQQYEEQFAHRFSAQDEEFQRYLQQPEVQPPVVEGWRSRDARFQESRHHRGGGGWGQRSWDRRSADHQNSYNQRRRYDRY